In a genomic window of beta proteobacterium MWH-UniP1:
- a CDS encoding DUF934 domain-containing protein, whose translation MSAQLKEGASPVDLPITRVFDNQGVSAKHYVKPDITIEPEDFYGSITKGYTADIRAKLEPLLALSSIAILFGKITEGRPYTLALRLRELGYAGELHAVGAVNRELMHHLIRVGFTHIHLNEDGRLIAPAIVFPFSTAYQRLGV comes from the coding sequence ATGAGTGCGCAACTAAAAGAGGGAGCCTCTCCCGTTGATCTGCCAATTACACGAGTTTTTGACAACCAGGGTGTATCGGCTAAGCACTACGTGAAGCCCGATATCACAATTGAGCCAGAGGACTTTTATGGCTCGATCACAAAGGGTTATACCGCTGATATTCGGGCAAAGTTGGAACCCCTGTTGGCACTTTCATCGATTGCGATTCTCTTTGGAAAAATAACCGAGGGGCGCCCATATACCCTGGCGCTTCGGCTGCGCGAGCTGGGGTATGCGGGGGAGTTGCACGCTGTGGGGGCGGTTAATCGAGAGCTGATGCACCATCTGATTCGAGTGGGCTTTACGCACATTCATTTGAACGAAGATGGCCGCCTCATTGCACCCGCTATTGTGTTTCCTTTTTCGACGGCCTATCAGAGACTCGGCGTGTGA
- a CDS encoding D-amino acid dehydrogenase, giving the protein MRVIVLGSGVIGVTTAYYLARSGAQVTVVDQQEGAALDTSYANAGQVSPGYSTPWGAPGIPLKAIKWLFQRHAPLAIRLDGTLFQLRWLAAMLRNCSGERYTLNKERMLRLATYSRTCLQQLRAETGIQYEARTAGTLQLFRSTDQLDQAERDIRVLREYGIDFELLDATGVKRAEPALAQSQQKIAGGLRLPNDETGDCFMFTTALAAIAKGLGVDFRFGVAAQSFTFDANHRITGVTLNTPDKEVLKADRYVVALGSYSRNLLASTGIDLPVYPVKGYSLTIPIVNEALAPVSTVLDETYKIALTRFDQRIRVGGMAELTGFDRTLLPQRRATLEMVTKQLFPGGDLSRAEFWTGLRPMTPDSTPIVGRTTHQNLFINTGHGTLGWTMACGSGKLLADMIIGRSPEISTDGLAVDRYGAKPNRSLHGQVRGHLANSQT; this is encoded by the coding sequence GTGCGTGTAATTGTTTTAGGGTCTGGCGTCATTGGCGTGACCACTGCCTACTACCTGGCACGTTCGGGTGCACAAGTGACGGTCGTTGATCAGCAGGAAGGCGCCGCCTTAGACACGAGCTACGCCAACGCGGGCCAAGTCTCGCCCGGCTACTCAACGCCCTGGGGGGCGCCCGGCATTCCCCTAAAGGCAATCAAGTGGCTGTTTCAGCGACATGCACCACTAGCGATCCGCTTGGACGGAACCCTATTTCAACTGCGTTGGTTGGCAGCGATGCTCCGCAATTGCTCGGGCGAGCGCTACACGCTCAACAAAGAGCGCATGCTTCGGCTCGCCACGTATAGCCGAACCTGCCTGCAGCAACTTCGCGCTGAGACAGGCATACAGTACGAAGCACGAACTGCCGGCACACTGCAATTGTTTCGCAGCACCGACCAGCTCGACCAAGCAGAGCGTGATATTCGGGTTCTCCGTGAATACGGCATCGACTTCGAGCTACTCGATGCGACCGGCGTGAAACGCGCCGAACCCGCCTTGGCCCAGTCCCAACAAAAAATAGCGGGGGGCCTGCGACTGCCCAACGATGAGACTGGCGACTGCTTTATGTTTACAACTGCGCTTGCCGCAATTGCAAAGGGCCTTGGGGTGGACTTTCGCTTCGGCGTTGCAGCCCAATCGTTTACGTTTGACGCAAACCACCGCATCACCGGTGTGACACTCAACACACCCGACAAGGAAGTGCTAAAAGCTGATCGTTACGTTGTGGCACTCGGCAGCTACTCCCGCAACCTGCTTGCTTCCACCGGAATCGACCTACCGGTCTACCCGGTCAAGGGCTATTCGCTCACCATACCAATTGTGAACGAAGCACTGGCACCTGTCTCCACGGTATTAGATGAGACCTACAAAATTGCGCTCACTCGTTTTGATCAACGCATTCGCGTGGGCGGCATGGCAGAGCTAACGGGTTTTGACCGAACACTGCTGCCTCAGCGAAGAGCGACACTGGAAATGGTCACCAAACAACTCTTCCCGGGCGGAGATCTTTCCCGGGCTGAGTTCTGGACAGGTCTGCGCCCCATGACACCCGACAGCACACCAATCGTGGGGCGTACCACCCACCAAAATTTATTTATCAACACCGGCCATGGCACCCTGGGGTGGACCATGGCATGTGGAAGCGGCAAATTGCTCGCCGACATGATTATCGGCAGGTCGCCGGAAATTTCCACAGACGGCTTGGCGGTGGATCGGTATGGTGCGAAACCAAACCGATCATTACATGGCCAAGTGCGCGGTCATTTGGCTAATTCACAAACATGA
- a CDS encoding winged helix-turn-helix transcriptional regulator, whose amino-acid sequence MQQTSELDTIDLRILDLLQQEGRLTVTELGERVGLSTSPCAQRVKRLERLGVITGYHAKIDPLAVGHTLLVFVEITLAEKSEQIFKKVRDELAHMPEVLECHLVSGSFDYLVKARLAGMPQYRHLLGSMLERIPVPAQSNSYVVMEEVKETFALRLDRRGAKSAKK is encoded by the coding sequence ATGCAGCAAACATCAGAGCTCGATACCATTGACCTGCGCATCCTGGATCTTTTGCAACAAGAGGGGCGCTTGACCGTGACGGAGTTGGGGGAGCGGGTGGGGCTCTCCACGTCACCCTGCGCGCAGCGGGTAAAGCGACTCGAGCGGCTAGGCGTGATTACTGGGTATCACGCAAAAATAGACCCCTTGGCCGTCGGCCATACCTTGCTGGTGTTTGTCGAGATTACGTTGGCGGAAAAATCAGAGCAGATCTTCAAAAAGGTGCGCGACGAGCTGGCACACATGCCCGAGGTGCTGGAATGCCATCTCGTATCGGGCAGTTTTGATTATCTGGTGAAGGCACGTCTTGCCGGCATGCCGCAGTATCGGCACTTGTTGGGTTCTATGCTTGAGAGAATCCCCGTGCCGGCACAGTCAAACAGTTATGTCGTGATGGAAGAGGTGAAAGAGACTTTCGCCTTGCGTTTAGATCGGCGTGGGGCCAAGAGTGCAAAAAAATAG
- a CDS encoding DsrE family protein — MKVFVNGLVAAVLGVSSITAAVSAPSSDRARIVLQVSDDDPKKWNLALNNARNAQQDLGGPKNVDIEIVAYGPGINMLKMDAVTANRVTDAIKTGISVVACENTMGAQKIEKSEMNPSISYVPAGVIQLMRRQQQGWAYVRP; from the coding sequence ATGAAAGTCTTTGTGAACGGGTTGGTCGCTGCAGTGCTTGGTGTGTCTTCCATTACCGCCGCCGTTAGTGCGCCGTCTTCTGATCGGGCACGGATTGTCTTGCAGGTCAGTGACGATGACCCGAAAAAGTGGAACCTGGCATTGAATAATGCCAGAAACGCTCAGCAGGATCTTGGCGGACCAAAGAATGTCGACATTGAAATTGTGGCCTACGGACCGGGTATCAATATGCTCAAAATGGATGCCGTGACCGCGAATCGAGTCACCGACGCGATCAAGACCGGCATTTCAGTTGTCGCTTGCGAAAACACCATGGGCGCACAGAAAATCGAAAAATCAGAAATGAACCCGTCGATTAGTTATGTCCCAGCTGGCGTTATTCAGTTAATGCGGCGCCAGCAGCAGGGCTGGGCCTACGTTCGGCCGTGA
- a CDS encoding GreA/GreB family elongation factor — MSTVLNDELLLTELDYVRLSRLNDGHLPPDLSRVLDAADLVPAPEIPETIVTMYSRVQVRDRDSGESQEITVCYPIDASLEKGFISVLSPIGAALIGRRVGSAVYWTPPAGKERSMEIQSMLYQPEAHGDYVT, encoded by the coding sequence ATGTCTACTGTTCTAAATGATGAGCTGCTGCTGACCGAACTCGATTACGTGCGTCTGTCGAGATTGAATGATGGACATCTGCCCCCCGATTTATCTCGGGTGCTAGACGCTGCTGATTTGGTGCCGGCGCCGGAAATTCCCGAAACGATTGTCACCATGTACTCTCGGGTACAAGTGCGCGACCGCGATAGTGGTGAGTCCCAAGAGATCACGGTTTGCTACCCAATTGATGCCAGTCTTGAAAAAGGCTTTATTTCGGTGCTATCGCCGATTGGCGCTGCCCTGATTGGTCGTCGTGTTGGGTCGGCCGTGTATTGGACACCGCCCGCGGGCAAGGAGCGCAGTATGGAGATTCAATCCATGCTGTATCAGCCAGAAGCCCACGGGGATTATGTGACTTGA
- a CDS encoding sulfite exporter TauE/SafE family protein: protein MTTLFSLYDLSVGFGLFLGAVLYTSVGHGGASAYIAIMSLFGMSAAAIKPTALTLNIFVSSYTSFQFIKAKLYDLKLVIPLLIGAVPCAFLGGRLNLPSDIYKPIVGIILLYSAYRFIATTSQTEQPPKPYKKWLAVVVGGVIGFLSGLTGTGGGIFLSPLILFAGWTRVKGASGTAAIFIFFNSLFGLLGNISSVSQLPAVLPLYVAFVLLGAFIGTRFGIHYFAHVGVKRALGVVLLIAGLKLTLGL, encoded by the coding sequence ATGACAACCCTCTTTAGCCTCTACGATCTATCGGTTGGATTCGGCCTTTTCTTAGGGGCGGTGCTCTACACCTCTGTTGGGCACGGCGGAGCGTCCGCCTATATTGCAATCATGTCGCTTTTTGGAATGAGCGCTGCAGCGATAAAACCCACGGCACTCACGCTCAATATCTTTGTGTCCTCTTACACAAGCTTTCAGTTTATTAAAGCGAAACTCTACGATCTAAAGCTTGTTATTCCATTGCTCATCGGAGCCGTTCCTTGCGCGTTTTTAGGTGGAAGACTTAACTTACCAAGCGACATTTACAAACCGATCGTTGGCATCATTTTGCTGTATTCGGCGTACCGATTCATCGCCACCACCAGCCAAACAGAACAACCACCAAAACCCTATAAAAAATGGCTGGCGGTTGTTGTGGGCGGAGTGATTGGCTTTTTATCCGGGCTAACGGGCACTGGCGGGGGTATTTTTCTGTCACCGTTAATCTTGTTTGCCGGATGGACCCGGGTAAAAGGCGCCAGCGGAACAGCCGCGATATTTATATTTTTTAACTCGCTGTTTGGTTTGCTCGGCAATATCAGCTCAGTAAGTCAACTACCTGCCGTATTGCCCCTGTATGTCGCGTTTGTCCTGCTAGGCGCTTTCATTGGAACACGATTTGGTATCCACTACTTTGCACATGTCGGCGTAAAACGGGCTCTTGGGGTGGTTTTGCTGATTGCAGGCTTGAAACTAACCCTGGGCCTTTGA
- the mtgA gene encoding monofunctional biosynthetic peptidoglycan transglycosylase translates to MWSFGLACAGLLAYQTWIFTQVVWFRWNDPRTTAFIEAEKDRLRAKGTSSSIRQIWVPYGAISVSVKQAVVAAEDSAFAFHDGVDWESIEKAARENIRRGQVRRGGSTITMQLAKNLFLSSDRSYVRKAQELVITGMLEVVMDKRRILELYLNTAEWGVGVFGIEAASRHYFGLPASQIDAMQAAWLASVLPSPKRFDRNRASEYLTERAFVILERMPKVALPR, encoded by the coding sequence TTGTGGTCGTTTGGGCTGGCCTGCGCTGGATTGCTGGCGTATCAGACATGGATCTTTACGCAGGTAGTATGGTTCCGGTGGAACGACCCACGCACCACTGCTTTCATCGAGGCCGAAAAGGATCGGCTTCGGGCCAAGGGAACATCTAGTTCCATTCGGCAGATCTGGGTGCCTTATGGTGCCATTTCAGTCTCTGTAAAACAGGCTGTGGTTGCCGCCGAAGATTCCGCCTTTGCTTTTCATGATGGCGTGGATTGGGAGTCGATAGAAAAAGCCGCTCGGGAGAACATTCGGCGCGGACAGGTGCGGCGGGGTGGGTCGACCATCACCATGCAGCTGGCAAAAAACCTTTTCTTGTCGTCTGACCGGTCTTACGTAAGGAAAGCTCAGGAACTGGTGATCACGGGAATGCTTGAGGTAGTTATGGACAAACGGCGAATTCTTGAGCTTTACCTGAATACCGCAGAATGGGGTGTCGGGGTGTTTGGTATCGAGGCCGCATCAAGGCACTACTTTGGTCTGCCAGCATCCCAAATAGATGCCATGCAGGCGGCCTGGCTGGCTTCTGTCTTACCGTCTCCGAAGCGGTTTGACCGCAATCGCGCGTCGGAATATCTGACCGAACGTGCCTTCGTTATTTTGGAGCGGATGCCCAAGGTGGCCCTGCCACGTTAG
- a CDS encoding TerC family protein, producing MMSIGTPLLWSLFAAFVVVALAIDFFAMNRQGAHTVSIKEATIWSLIWVAVSFVFVGWLWWYLGGLGADPVAKELADGKALEFITGYLVEKALAVDNIFVFLMLFTYFAVPPAFQKRVLMIGILGALVLRAVMILIGAWLIAQFHWIMYVFGAFLVFTGVKMWWAAGQEPDLDNNPALRWINKHMKMSPNYDGEKFFTMVNGVKMATPLFVVIILIGIVDLVFAVDSIPAIFAITTDPFIVLTSNVFAILGLRAMYFLLAGMHEKFHLLSYGLAIVLVFIGAKMLLIDVYKIPIVWSLGFTVVTLAVTMILSLRIPAKPGESGTAFPFAAKQDGKSKTDR from the coding sequence ATGATGTCCATCGGAACCCCCTTGTTGTGGTCGCTGTTTGCCGCCTTCGTGGTGGTGGCGCTTGCGATCGACTTTTTTGCAATGAACCGCCAGGGTGCTCATACCGTGAGCATCAAAGAGGCCACGATCTGGTCCCTGATCTGGGTGGCGGTGTCCTTTGTCTTTGTGGGCTGGCTCTGGTGGTACCTGGGCGGCCTGGGTGCTGACCCTGTCGCCAAGGAATTGGCCGATGGCAAGGCACTGGAGTTCATCACCGGTTATCTGGTTGAGAAAGCACTGGCGGTCGACAACATCTTTGTGTTTTTGATGCTGTTTACGTATTTCGCCGTGCCGCCAGCGTTTCAAAAGCGTGTGCTCATGATCGGTATCCTGGGGGCGCTTGTCTTGCGTGCCGTCATGATTCTGATCGGTGCTTGGCTAATTGCTCAGTTCCACTGGATCATGTACGTGTTCGGTGCATTTCTGGTCTTTACCGGTGTCAAGATGTGGTGGGCGGCTGGGCAGGAGCCTGACTTGGATAACAACCCAGCACTTCGCTGGATCAACAAGCACATGAAGATGTCGCCAAACTACGATGGCGAGAAGTTCTTCACGATGGTCAACGGCGTAAAGATGGCAACACCGTTGTTTGTGGTGATCATCCTAATCGGTATTGTGGATCTGGTTTTTGCAGTGGACTCCATTCCTGCGATCTTCGCGATCACGACCGACCCTTTTATTGTGCTCACCTCTAATGTGTTTGCCATTTTAGGTCTGCGGGCAATGTACTTCCTGCTTGCCGGCATGCATGAGAAATTTCACCTGCTGTCTTATGGTCTTGCCATCGTCCTGGTGTTCATTGGCGCCAAGATGCTGCTCATTGATGTGTACAAGATTCCTATCGTTTGGTCGCTAGGCTTTACGGTGGTTACCCTGGCAGTCACGATGATCTTGTCGCTTCGGATTCCCGCAAAACCGGGTGAGTCCGGCACCGCCTTCCCGTTTGCCGCCAAGCAAGACGGCAAGTCGAAGACTGATCGTTGA
- a CDS encoding FAD-binding domain-containing protein: protein MPSLQIVWFKRDLRVRDHVALSVAALRGPVLGLVVFEPSLWALPDSSGRHAAFYQESLDDLKISANKLGLKLLVATGEMPDLLKVLVDQFGVFTLHSHEETGNWESFARDKRVANWCRAHGVAWLEHPQNNVVRRLKDRDDWARIWEKRMAQPTAGLPELQPIGGEIEQGIARLPECFRTDGVSGWQALARVDHCPGRQQGGRRSGIALLKSFVEGRGLDYRWHMSSPGTSEQSCSRLSPHLAWGTLSIKEVIQAIERAKTNWQTEAGHPHQSRMLMSLKSFESRLHWRCHFMQKLESEPEIEFRCLHPATRGLRNEGLYTKEEERLFQAWRDGHTGLPFVDACMRYLHHNGWINFRMRAMLVSFASQHLWLHWRETGQHLARLFTDYEPGIHWPQIQMQSGTTGINTIRVYNPEKQQTDQDPDGRFVAAWVPEHLAPSYPLPIVDHLAASKLARDRLWGLRKQEDVRQQAQEIFKKHGSRKSRRR from the coding sequence ATGCCCAGTCTTCAAATCGTCTGGTTTAAACGTGATCTTCGGGTCCGGGATCATGTTGCCCTGAGTGTCGCAGCGCTGCGTGGGCCTGTGCTGGGGCTGGTGGTGTTTGAGCCATCTTTGTGGGCGCTGCCGGACAGCAGCGGTCGGCACGCGGCCTTTTATCAGGAGTCGTTGGACGATCTTAAGATCTCCGCCAACAAGCTTGGATTAAAGCTGTTGGTGGCAACCGGCGAGATGCCTGATCTATTGAAGGTCTTGGTCGATCAGTTTGGTGTTTTCACGCTTCACAGTCATGAAGAGACCGGTAATTGGGAGAGTTTTGCACGCGATAAGCGGGTGGCGAATTGGTGCCGCGCGCATGGGGTTGCCTGGCTGGAGCACCCCCAAAACAACGTGGTGCGCCGGTTAAAAGATCGCGACGATTGGGCCCGTATCTGGGAAAAGCGAATGGCACAGCCAACGGCTGGGCTGCCTGAGCTGCAGCCGATTGGCGGCGAGATTGAGCAGGGCATTGCCCGCCTGCCCGAGTGTTTTCGAACTGATGGCGTTTCGGGCTGGCAGGCCCTTGCCCGAGTGGATCATTGCCCTGGAAGGCAGCAGGGCGGTCGCCGTTCTGGTATCGCACTTTTAAAAAGCTTCGTCGAGGGCAGGGGGCTCGACTACCGTTGGCATATGAGTAGTCCCGGTACTTCTGAACAATCTTGTTCGCGGCTTTCTCCCCACTTGGCATGGGGAACCCTGTCGATCAAAGAAGTCATTCAGGCGATAGAGCGTGCCAAGACCAATTGGCAGACGGAAGCTGGGCATCCCCACCAAAGCCGCATGCTGATGAGTCTAAAGAGCTTTGAGAGCCGGCTGCACTGGCGCTGTCACTTTATGCAGAAGCTGGAATCTGAGCCTGAGATTGAGTTTCGCTGTTTGCATCCGGCAACCCGGGGTCTACGCAATGAGGGGCTTTACACGAAAGAAGAAGAGCGGCTCTTTCAGGCTTGGCGAGATGGCCATACGGGCTTGCCTTTTGTCGACGCCTGCATGCGTTATCTTCATCACAACGGTTGGATTAATTTCCGAATGCGGGCCATGTTGGTGTCTTTTGCGAGCCAACATCTCTGGCTACATTGGCGGGAAACTGGCCAGCATTTGGCAAGACTCTTCACCGACTATGAACCCGGTATTCATTGGCCGCAGATTCAGATGCAAAGCGGCACCACCGGAATTAACACCATTCGTGTCTACAACCCGGAAAAACAACAAACAGATCAAGACCCCGATGGTCGTTTTGTTGCGGCTTGGGTGCCTGAGCATTTGGCTCCCAGTTATCCGTTGCCCATCGTCGATCATTTGGCGGCATCAAAGCTTGCGCGCGATCGGTTATGGGGCCTGCGAAAACAGGAAGATGTCCGTCAACAGGCCCAAGAGATTTTCAAAAAGCATGGCAGCCGAAAGTCGCGCAGGCGCTGA
- a CDS encoding c-type cytochrome yields MHFLSVLMLSVGLAASSAAASESLTPVAARAQTCVSCHGASGLGSDLAPAIAGQDQHRLRSKLFAYKYRPGAPSLMVEEARRLSDREIEELAALFSSPEHLVSRP; encoded by the coding sequence ATGCATTTTTTGTCAGTTCTAATGTTGAGTGTGGGCTTAGCGGCATCTTCAGCGGCTGCTTCCGAGTCGCTAACCCCTGTTGCGGCCCGGGCCCAGACCTGCGTGTCCTGCCACGGTGCATCTGGCCTGGGATCGGACTTGGCCCCCGCCATTGCGGGACAAGACCAGCATCGCCTTCGCTCCAAACTTTTCGCATACAAGTACCGTCCCGGTGCCCCAAGCCTAATGGTGGAGGAGGCTCGCCGGCTCTCAGATCGCGAGATTGAGGAGCTTGCAGCCCTTTTTTCGAGCCCCGAGCATCTCGTCTCCCGGCCCTAA
- a CDS encoding cytochrome b/b6 domain-containing protein — protein MNNSLTTIDAQSAEGSLKKKTPKAILVWDFPTRIFHWTLAVCFAGAMITQDMESLRIVHNTCGYTMLGLVAFRIIWGIIGTRHARFSSFVPSPKRVIAYVKGLITKKPIHTVGHNPLGALDVIVILSLVIGVATSGIMLDGGFQEEFFEEVHEVLANLLLLVIGVHVTGVLFSSFTHKENLIKSMISGYKIGDASEGIRRTFWWLGLAMILAIGYFWAIQLRLITI, from the coding sequence ATGAATAATTCCTTGACCACAATCGATGCCCAAAGCGCTGAGGGTTCTCTTAAAAAGAAAACACCCAAGGCAATTCTGGTGTGGGACTTCCCCACCCGGATATTCCACTGGACACTCGCCGTCTGCTTTGCCGGGGCCATGATCACTCAGGACATGGAAAGCCTGCGCATCGTTCACAACACGTGTGGCTACACCATGCTTGGGCTGGTCGCCTTTCGCATCATTTGGGGAATTATCGGCACCCGGCACGCACGGTTTAGCTCATTTGTGCCAAGCCCGAAGCGCGTCATCGCGTATGTGAAGGGGTTGATTACCAAAAAACCGATTCACACGGTGGGACACAACCCGCTTGGTGCCCTGGATGTGATTGTGATCTTATCTCTGGTGATTGGCGTGGCCACATCTGGAATCATGCTGGATGGCGGGTTTCAAGAGGAATTCTTCGAAGAGGTTCACGAGGTACTCGCCAATCTGTTGTTGCTGGTGATCGGTGTGCATGTCACCGGGGTGCTGTTTTCAAGCTTTACCCACAAAGAGAACCTGATTAAATCAATGATCAGTGGCTATAAGATCGGCGATGCATCCGAGGGTATCCGCCGCACCTTCTGGTGGCTGGGACTGGCCATGATCCTGGCGATCGGCTACTTTTGGGCAATCCAACTGCGGCTCATCACCATCTAA
- a CDS encoding diheme cytochrome c has product MNSVTKSLAFAVAVVASTAAYAGKPMMPETQMLTIYKQECGTCHMAYPPGFLSKPAWGRVMNSLSNHYGTDASLDDTQVKEISQWLNQHAGTYKRVVQSSKEDRLTTTEWFLRKHKEIQPNVYQRAAIKSAANCAACHTTAAKGDFEEDNVRIPK; this is encoded by the coding sequence ATGAACTCAGTTACCAAATCCCTGGCCTTTGCGGTCGCAGTCGTGGCCAGCACGGCCGCTTACGCGGGCAAACCCATGATGCCGGAAACGCAGATGCTGACCATCTATAAACAAGAGTGCGGCACCTGCCACATGGCATACCCCCCTGGGTTTCTATCCAAACCGGCCTGGGGTCGGGTCATGAACTCGCTATCGAACCACTACGGTACCGATGCCAGCCTGGATGACACTCAAGTAAAGGAAATCAGTCAGTGGCTAAACCAACACGCCGGGACTTATAAGCGGGTAGTGCAATCGTCAAAAGAGGATCGGCTCACCACCACGGAGTGGTTCCTGCGCAAACACAAAGAAATTCAGCCCAATGTGTACCAACGCGCCGCGATTAAAAGCGCCGCGAATTGCGCCGCCTGTCACACCACCGCTGCCAAGGGTGATTTTGAAGAAGATAACGTAAGGATTCCGAAATGA
- a CDS encoding DUF1924 domain-containing protein produces the protein MIRIPKSLPVRLILSAGMLLAAVTASAADTTPAAQLSQWSTAAGKPGDIERGKTFYNAKHGKDLSCASCHNSNPMAQGKHSSTGKAIEPLAPSANPKAFTDTAKVNKWFRRNCNDVVGRECSAQEKADFIAYVMSVKK, from the coding sequence ATGATTCGCATCCCAAAGTCCCTACCCGTACGCCTAATTCTTAGCGCCGGAATGCTATTGGCCGCCGTCACCGCTAGCGCCGCCGACACCACGCCTGCGGCCCAACTGTCCCAGTGGAGCACCGCCGCCGGAAAGCCCGGTGATATCGAACGCGGCAAGACCTTTTATAACGCCAAACACGGCAAAGATCTGAGCTGCGCTTCGTGCCACAACAGTAACCCCATGGCCCAAGGAAAGCATAGTTCAACCGGGAAAGCTATCGAGCCCCTCGCCCCGAGCGCCAACCCGAAAGCCTTCACTGACACTGCAAAAGTGAACAAATGGTTCCGTCGCAATTGCAACGACGTCGTTGGCCGGGAATGCTCCGCCCAGGAGAAAGCCGACTTCATCGCCTATGTGATGAGTGTCAAAAAATAA
- a CDS encoding PepSY domain-containing protein, producing MNKTALKSALLALGLGFVTLTTQPVLAAADHARARQALQSGEILPLDKILAKVSASQPGQILEVELDDERAKDGKIWVYEIKGVAPDGRLFKMKVDARTAEILESRSKPRERQSPAAR from the coding sequence ATGAACAAAACCGCACTTAAATCTGCGCTGCTGGCCCTTGGGCTTGGCTTTGTTACCCTCACGACCCAGCCTGTGCTTGCTGCAGCCGATCACGCACGGGCAAGGCAGGCCCTGCAATCTGGCGAAATCCTGCCCTTGGATAAGATTCTGGCCAAGGTGTCGGCGTCACAGCCCGGGCAAATCCTAGAGGTCGAGTTGGACGACGAGCGCGCCAAAGATGGAAAGATCTGGGTCTACGAAATCAAGGGCGTAGCCCCCGATGGCAGGCTTTTTAAAATGAAAGTCGATGCGCGCACAGCGGAGATCTTAGAATCGCGCTCCAAGCCCCGTGAGCGCCAGTCGCCTGCCGCCAGGTAG
- a CDS encoding response regulator transcription factor: protein MRILVVEDEPTLGRQLQTAFQEQGYAVDLAVNGQDALHMGLEESLDAAILDLGLPMLDGLSVLKGWRAAGRNMPVIILTARDSWSDKVGGIDAGADDYVAKPFHMEELLARLRGVIRRSVGNPTPVLVWRNVRLDTVGGRVSVDGQPVTLTAHEFKILSWLMHHPKEVASRTTLSEHIYSYNDDPDSNTIEVFVARLRKKMPAGMIETVRGLGYRLGDSEATLG from the coding sequence ATGCGCATATTGGTTGTCGAAGATGAACCGACTCTAGGGCGGCAGCTTCAGACTGCATTCCAAGAGCAGGGCTATGCGGTCGATCTTGCGGTCAATGGCCAAGATGCACTTCACATGGGGCTTGAGGAATCGTTAGATGCCGCGATTCTTGATCTAGGGCTACCCATGCTAGATGGCTTATCGGTGTTAAAGGGCTGGCGGGCGGCTGGTCGAAATATGCCGGTCATCATTTTGACGGCGCGAGACAGCTGGAGTGACAAGGTGGGTGGAATTGATGCTGGGGCTGACGACTATGTTGCCAAGCCGTTTCACATGGAAGAGTTGTTGGCCAGATTGCGTGGCGTGATACGGCGTTCGGTAGGCAACCCAACACCGGTATTGGTGTGGCGAAATGTCAGGCTTGATACCGTGGGCGGACGGGTGAGTGTTGATGGCCAGCCTGTAACCCTGACTGCCCATGAATTCAAGATCTTGTCGTGGTTGATGCATCACCCCAAAGAAGTCGCAAGCCGAACAACGCTATCCGAGCACATTTATTCCTACAACGACGACCCGGATTCCAACACGATCGAAGTCTTTGTGGCGCGTCTTCGAAAGAAAATGCCCGCTGGCATGATTGAAACCGTTCGCGGCTTGGGCTATCGGCTCGGCGATTCAGAAGCGACTCTTGGGTAA